The Streptomyces sp. HSG2 genome has a segment encoding these proteins:
- the bcp gene encoding thioredoxin-dependent thiol peroxidase, producing the protein MSERLRPGDTAPAFTLPDADGNEVSLADHKGRKVIVYFYPAALTPGCTKQACDFTDNLELLAGAGYDVIGVSPDKPEKLARFREAESLRVTLLADPDKEVLEAYGAFGEKKNYGRTYQGVIRSTIVVDEDGKVERALYNVRATGHVAKIIKDLGI; encoded by the coding sequence ATGAGCGAGCGACTGCGACCCGGGGACACCGCCCCCGCCTTCACGCTCCCGGACGCCGACGGCAACGAGGTGTCCCTCGCCGACCACAAGGGCCGCAAGGTCATCGTCTACTTCTACCCGGCCGCGCTGACACCGGGCTGCACCAAGCAGGCGTGCGACTTCACCGACAACCTGGAGCTGCTCGCCGGGGCGGGCTACGACGTGATCGGCGTCTCGCCCGACAAGCCCGAGAAGCTGGCGAGGTTCCGGGAGGCCGAGTCCCTGCGGGTCACCCTGCTCGCCGATCCGGACAAGGAGGTCCTGGAGGCGTACGGGGCCTTCGGCGAGAAGAAGAACTACGGTCGCACCTACCAGGGTGTCATCCGGTCCACGATCGTCGTCGACGAGGACGGCAAGGTGGAGCGGGCGCTGTACAACGTCCGGGCCACCGGGCACGTCGCCAAGATCATCAAGGATCTGGGCATCTGA
- a CDS encoding PTS transporter subunit EIIC, giving the protein MTTANSASATGGRRGPGVTAGLQRIGRSLMLPVAVLPAAALLVRLGSADMLGRPDFPGLLTRVAGFMAAGGEAILEEMPLLFAVGIAIGFARKSDGSTALAAVVGYLVFRKVLGTFTDGSLPRVAEVAEGRVVTVGAPVDAKVLGGVVMGVVVALLYQRFHRTRLPEWAGFFGGRRLVPILAAFAGLVAGVVFGYVWPVLGTGLHHLGEWLVGSGAVGAGVFGVANRALIPVGMHHLLNSFPWFQAGEYQGATGDIARFLAGDPTAGQFMTGFFPIMMFALPAACLAITHCARPERRKVVGGMMFSLALTSFVTGVTEPIEFTFLFIAPALYAVHAVLTGVSMALTWALGMKSGFGFSAGAVDFTLNLGIATNPWGLVLVGLGAAAVYYAVFRFAITRFDLPTPGRERDEEPAGTPETEPRP; this is encoded by the coding sequence TTGACCACGGCGAACTCCGCTTCGGCGACCGGCGGGAGAAGGGGGCCGGGAGTGACCGCCGGTCTCCAGCGCATCGGTCGGAGTCTCATGCTGCCGGTGGCGGTGCTGCCCGCGGCGGCCCTGTTGGTTCGGCTCGGCAGCGCGGACATGCTCGGTCGCCCGGATTTCCCGGGCCTGCTGACCAGGGTCGCGGGGTTCATGGCCGCAGGGGGGGAGGCGATCCTGGAGGAGATGCCGCTGCTGTTCGCGGTCGGGATCGCCATCGGCTTCGCCCGGAAGTCGGACGGCTCCACGGCGTTGGCGGCGGTCGTCGGCTACCTGGTCTTCCGGAAGGTGCTCGGCACCTTCACCGACGGCAGCCTGCCGCGGGTCGCGGAGGTGGCGGAGGGCAGGGTGGTGACGGTCGGGGCACCGGTGGACGCCAAGGTCCTCGGGGGCGTCGTGATGGGGGTCGTGGTGGCACTGTTGTACCAGCGCTTCCACCGCACCAGGCTGCCGGAGTGGGCGGGCTTCTTCGGCGGGCGGCGCCTGGTGCCTATCCTCGCCGCGTTCGCGGGACTGGTCGCCGGCGTCGTCTTCGGGTACGTGTGGCCCGTCCTGGGCACCGGTCTGCACCATCTCGGCGAGTGGCTGGTGGGATCGGGCGCCGTGGGCGCGGGTGTGTTCGGCGTCGCCAACCGGGCGCTGATCCCGGTCGGGATGCACCATCTGCTCAACTCCTTCCCGTGGTTCCAGGCCGGCGAGTACCAGGGCGCCACCGGCGACATCGCGCGCTTCCTGGCCGGCGATCCGACGGCCGGTCAGTTCATGACCGGCTTCTTCCCGATCATGATGTTCGCCCTCCCCGCCGCCTGTCTGGCCATCACCCACTGCGCCCGACCGGAACGCCGCAAGGTCGTCGGAGGCATGATGTTCTCCCTCGCGCTCACCTCGTTCGTCACCGGCGTCACGGAACCGATCGAGTTCACCTTCCTCTTCATCGCCCCGGCCCTCTACGCCGTCCACGCCGTCCTGACCGGGGTGTCGATGGCCCTGACCTGGGCACTGGGCATGAAGAGCGGCTTCGGCTTCTCGGCGGGCGCCGTCGACTTCACGTTGAATCTGGGGATCGCGACCAACCCGTGGGGGCTGGTCCTGGTGGGGTTGGGCGCGGCGGCCGTCTACTACGCGGTGTTCCGCTTCGCCATCACCCGGTTCGATCTGCCGACCCCTGGTCGTGAGCGCGACGAGGAACCCGCCGGGACACCCGAGACCGAGCCCCGTCCGTAG
- a CDS encoding DUF3618 domain-containing protein — MADTSDTRTPAQIEADIRRRREVLAETLDEIGVRAHPRTLVGDAKARIVSRVDHTLGRAYVGASRVVGEVRAGLVDEEGAPRPERVVPVVMVAVGVVGLLVVSTRRRGA, encoded by the coding sequence GTGGCGGACACGTCGGACACCAGAACCCCGGCGCAGATCGAGGCGGACATCAGACGCCGTCGCGAGGTGCTGGCCGAGACGCTCGACGAGATCGGGGTGCGCGCGCACCCCAGGACCCTCGTGGGCGACGCCAAGGCCCGGATCGTCTCCCGGGTCGACCACACCCTGGGGCGGGCCTACGTCGGGGCCAGCCGCGTGGTGGGCGAGGTGCGGGCGGGCCTCGTGGACGAGGAGGGTGCCCCCAGGCCGGAGCGCGTGGTGCCGGTGGTCATGGTGGCGGTCGGCGTGGTGGGGTTGCTGGTGGTGTCCACCCGGCGCCGCGGGGCGTGA
- a CDS encoding type II toxin-antitoxin system PemK/MazF family toxin codes for MDTSWWLAGAAVVVLAVVAALVDGWGRAPRPRRRRPGGPAGPPGRPTGPAPRRPRPAEIWWAAVPYEEGSGSKDRPCLVLSVGRERALVAKITSRRREGRPGVIPLPPGAAGEGGGLSGFLETDELREVPVPAFRRRVGEVDPVLWDRVRRLAR; via the coding sequence ATGGACACGTCGTGGTGGCTCGCGGGGGCCGCGGTGGTGGTGCTCGCCGTGGTCGCCGCCCTGGTGGACGGCTGGGGTCGGGCCCCCCGGCCTCGGCGCCGGCGCCCCGGGGGCCCGGCGGGACCGCCGGGACGTCCGACCGGTCCCGCTCCTCGCCGACCCCGCCCGGCCGAGATCTGGTGGGCGGCGGTGCCCTACGAGGAGGGGTCCGGATCGAAGGACCGCCCCTGTCTGGTGCTGTCGGTCGGGCGGGAGAGGGCACTGGTCGCGAAGATCACCTCTCGCCGCCGGGAGGGACGCCCCGGGGTGATCCCGCTGCCGCCGGGCGCGGCCGGGGAGGGCGGGGGACTCTCCGGGTTCCTGGAGACCGACGAGCTGCGCGAGGTCCCGGTGCCCGCCTTCCGACGGCGGGTGGGGGAGGTCGACCCGGTCCTCTGGGACCGGGTCCGACGACTCGCCCGCTGA
- a CDS encoding SMR family transporter gives MAWVLLLLAGLLEVGWAVGMKYTEGFTRLVPSLLTGAGIVSSLLLLSYAVRTLPVGTAYGVWVGIGAAGAAVVGMVALGEPATAARIFFVCLLLVAVVGLKLTG, from the coding sequence GTGGCCTGGGTCCTGTTGCTTCTCGCCGGTCTGCTGGAGGTCGGCTGGGCCGTGGGGATGAAGTACACCGAGGGCTTCACCCGCTTGGTTCCCAGCCTGCTGACCGGCGCCGGGATCGTGAGCAGCCTGTTGTTGTTGTCGTACGCCGTGCGGACGCTGCCCGTCGGCACGGCCTACGGCGTGTGGGTGGGCATCGGGGCCGCCGGAGCCGCGGTGGTCGGCATGGTGGCGCTGGGGGAGCCCGCCACCGCCGCGCGGATCTTCTTCGTCTGCCTGCTGCTGGTGGCAGTCGTCGGACTCAAGTTGACCGGATGA
- the clpS gene encoding ATP-dependent Clp protease adapter ClpS, translating to MGPVTAAAPIEIEKTEPAEETFAVPEPDVPWVTIVHNDPVNLMSYVTYVFQAYFGYSKDKATRLMLDVHRKGRAVVSSGSREEMERDVQAMHGYGLWATLQQDRK from the coding sequence ATGGGCCCTGTGACGGCAGCCGCACCCATCGAGATCGAGAAGACCGAGCCGGCGGAGGAGACCTTCGCCGTGCCCGAGCCCGACGTGCCGTGGGTGACGATCGTCCACAACGACCCCGTCAATCTCATGAGCTACGTGACCTACGTCTTCCAGGCCTACTTCGGGTACTCCAAGGACAAGGCCACGCGGCTGATGCTCGACGTCCACCGCAAGGGACGCGCGGTCGTCTCCAGTGGCTCGCGCGAGGAGATGGAACGGGACGTCCAGGCCATGCACGGCTACGGGCTGTGGGCCACCCTGCAGCAGGACCGGAAGTAG
- a CDS encoding putative leader peptide: MVLLDVGEKAPGTLLVARLHVDLCRLNSAIC; this comes from the coding sequence ATGGTTCTCCTCGACGTGGGCGAAAAGGCGCCGGGCACTCTGCTCGTGGCGCGGTTGCACGTCGATCTCTGCAGGCTGAACAGCGCCATCTGTTGA
- a CDS encoding nicotinate phosphoribosyltransferase produces MNTVDPAPLRAAGPQRAPRPDGEASPVDVPSTALFTDRYELTMLRAALRAGTADRRCVFEVFARRLPDGRRYGVVAGVGRVLRAVRDFRFDDDLLDFLRDRGVVDEATLRRLAAYRFTGDVHGYPEGEVYFPGSPVLRVEGTFAECVLLETVILSILNHDSAVAAAASRMTAAAAGRPLIEMGARRTHELAAVAAARAAYVGGFSATSNLAAGFRHGIPTVGTSAHAFTLLHDDEREAFRAQVDSLGPDTTLLVDTYDVTEAVRTAVEVAGTGLGAVRIDSGDLVSAAHRVRRQLDELGAAGTRIVVTSDLDEYAIASLAAAPVDAYGVGTRLVTGSGHPTAAMVYKLVARATSADPGAPLVPVAKRATGGKTSVGGRKWAARRVDEAGTPIAEVVGTGPVPEDLADRGLLVPLIEGGEIVGREPLDAARDRHAAVRACLPASATRLSPGDPALPTEYLGVHGQG; encoded by the coding sequence ATGAACACCGTAGATCCGGCCCCACTCCGAGCGGCCGGGCCCCAGCGCGCCCCGCGTCCGGACGGCGAGGCGTCGCCGGTGGACGTCCCCTCCACGGCGCTGTTCACCGACCGGTACGAGCTCACCATGCTGCGGGCCGCGCTGCGGGCCGGAACCGCCGATCGGCGATGCGTGTTCGAGGTCTTCGCCAGGAGGCTGCCGGACGGTCGCCGCTACGGCGTGGTCGCGGGCGTGGGCCGCGTCCTGCGGGCGGTGCGCGACTTCCGCTTCGACGACGACCTCCTCGACTTCCTCCGCGACCGGGGCGTCGTCGACGAGGCCACCCTGCGCCGGCTGGCCGCCTACCGCTTCACGGGAGACGTCCACGGCTACCCCGAAGGCGAGGTGTACTTCCCCGGCTCCCCGGTCCTGCGGGTCGAGGGGACCTTCGCCGAGTGCGTGCTCCTGGAGACGGTGATCCTCTCCATCCTCAACCACGACAGCGCCGTCGCCGCCGCGGCGTCACGCATGACGGCCGCGGCGGCGGGCCGTCCACTGATCGAGATGGGCGCCCGGCGCACCCACGAACTGGCGGCGGTGGCCGCCGCCCGGGCCGCCTACGTGGGCGGCTTCTCGGCCACCTCGAACCTCGCCGCAGGCTTCCGCCACGGCATTCCCACCGTGGGCACCTCCGCGCACGCCTTCACCCTGCTGCACGACGACGAACGGGAGGCGTTCCGCGCCCAGGTCGACTCCCTCGGTCCCGACACCACCCTGCTGGTCGACACCTACGACGTGACCGAGGCGGTGCGGACGGCCGTCGAGGTCGCCGGCACGGGGCTGGGAGCCGTCCGGATCGACTCCGGCGACCTGGTGTCGGCCGCGCACCGGGTGCGACGCCAACTGGACGAGCTGGGGGCCGCCGGAACCCGCATCGTCGTGACGTCGGACCTGGACGAGTACGCCATCGCCTCCCTGGCCGCGGCGCCCGTGGACGCGTACGGCGTCGGCACGCGTCTGGTGACCGGGTCGGGCCACCCCACCGCCGCCATGGTCTACAAGCTGGTCGCTCGGGCCACGTCGGCCGATCCGGGGGCCCCGCTGGTCCCGGTGGCCAAGCGGGCCACCGGGGGGAAGACCTCCGTCGGCGGGCGCAAGTGGGCGGCGCGCAGGGTGGACGAGGCCGGGACCCCGATCGCCGAAGTGGTCGGCACCGGGCCGGTGCCCGAGGACCTCGCCGACCGAGGACTGCTCGTCCCGCTGATCGAGGGCGGGGAGATCGTGGGCCGTGAGCCGTTGGACGCCGCCCGCGACCGACACGCGGCCGTCCGCGCGTGCCTGCCCGCCTCCGCCACCCGCCTCTCCCCCGGCGACCCGGCACTCCCGACGGAGTACCTGGGGGTCCACGGGCAGGGATAG
- the rph gene encoding ribonuclease PH, producing the protein MSRIDGRTPQQLRPVTIERGWSKHAEGSVLVSFGDTRVLCTASLTEGVPRWRKGSGEGWVTAEYSMLPRATNTRGDRESVRGRVGGRTHEISRLIGRSLRAVVDHRALGENTVVLDCDVLQADGGTRTAAITGAWVALADAVAWARSRKLIRPGREPLSGTVSAVSVGIVDGTPLLDLRYEEDVRADTDMNVVCTGDGRFVEVQGTAEAEPFAREELGTLLDLATAGCAELADLQRRALAASRAE; encoded by the coding sequence ATGTCACGCATCGACGGCCGCACCCCGCAGCAGCTCCGCCCCGTCACCATCGAACGCGGCTGGAGCAAGCACGCCGAGGGCTCCGTCCTCGTCTCCTTCGGCGACACGAGGGTCCTCTGCACCGCCTCCCTGACCGAGGGCGTCCCCCGTTGGCGCAAGGGCAGCGGGGAAGGGTGGGTGACCGCGGAATACTCCATGCTGCCGCGCGCCACCAACACGCGGGGGGACCGCGAGTCCGTCCGGGGGCGCGTCGGCGGGCGCACGCACGAGATCAGCCGTCTGATCGGGCGCTCCCTCCGTGCCGTCGTCGATCACCGGGCGCTCGGAGAGAACACCGTCGTCCTGGACTGCGACGTGCTCCAGGCGGACGGCGGCACCCGGACCGCCGCCATCACGGGGGCCTGGGTGGCGCTGGCCGACGCGGTCGCGTGGGCCCGGTCGCGGAAGCTGATCCGGCCCGGTCGCGAACCCCTGTCCGGAACCGTGTCCGCCGTCTCCGTCGGCATCGTCGACGGCACGCCGCTCCTCGACCTCCGCTACGAGGAGGACGTCCGGGCGGACACCGACATGAACGTGGTCTGCACCGGAGACGGGCGGTTCGTCGAGGTCCAGGGCACGGCCGAGGCCGAGCCGTTCGCCCGCGAGGAACTCGGGACGCTGCTCGACCTCGCCACCGCCGGATGCGCGGAGCTCGCCGATCTCCAGCGCCGAGCCCTCGCCGCCTCCCGCGCCGAGTAA
- a CDS encoding co-chaperone GroES, producing the protein MSAKRDDQSIPHDKLPIRMLHDRVLVRQDSGEGERRSGGGILIPATAAVGRRLAWAVVVAVGQNVRTVEPGDRVLFDPEDRAEVEVRGVGYVLMRERDLHAVAADRFEGSQDSTGLYL; encoded by the coding sequence GTGAGCGCCAAGAGAGACGACCAGAGCATTCCGCACGACAAGCTCCCCATCCGCATGCTGCACGACCGGGTGCTGGTGCGGCAGGACAGCGGCGAGGGCGAGCGGCGTTCCGGCGGCGGGATCCTGATCCCCGCCACCGCCGCGGTGGGGCGGCGGCTCGCGTGGGCCGTGGTCGTCGCCGTGGGGCAGAACGTCCGGACGGTGGAGCCCGGCGACCGTGTGCTCTTCGATCCCGAGGACCGGGCGGAGGTCGAGGTGCGGGGCGTCGGGTACGTCCTGATGCGGGAGCGTGACCTGCACGCCGTGGCGGCCGACCGTTTCGAGGGCTCGCAGGACTCCACCGGCCTGTACCTCTGA
- a CDS encoding MBL fold metallo-hydrolase: MKLTVVGCSGSFPSAESACSSYLVEADGFRLLLDMGNGALGELQRHCDLYALDAVFLSHLHADHYIDMCVYFVARYYRHDGGRCAPLPVFGPEGTEHRLACAYGDTPTASSMSEVFDFHTVKPGTFEVGPFTVHTDRVAHPVEAYALRVEHAGRVLTYSGDTGVTEALDELARNADLFLCEAAFTHGKEDIPDVHLTGREAGESAARAGARRLVLTHIPPWTDPRVNLADARAAFDGPVELAAPGATYEV; the protein is encoded by the coding sequence ATGAAGCTCACCGTCGTCGGCTGCTCGGGCTCGTTTCCGTCCGCGGAATCGGCCTGTTCGAGCTACCTCGTGGAGGCCGACGGCTTCCGACTGCTCCTCGACATGGGCAACGGCGCCCTCGGAGAGTTGCAGCGCCACTGCGACCTCTACGCACTCGACGCCGTGTTCCTCAGCCATCTGCACGCCGACCACTACATCGACATGTGCGTCTACTTCGTCGCGCGGTACTACCGGCACGACGGGGGCCGCTGCGCCCCGCTCCCGGTCTTCGGCCCCGAGGGCACCGAGCACCGGCTGGCCTGCGCCTACGGCGACACCCCCACCGCTTCCTCGATGAGCGAGGTCTTCGACTTCCACACGGTCAAGCCGGGCACCTTCGAGGTGGGTCCCTTCACCGTCCACACCGACCGGGTCGCCCACCCCGTCGAGGCGTACGCCCTGCGAGTCGAGCACGCCGGGCGTGTCCTCACCTACTCCGGCGACACCGGTGTCACCGAAGCCTTGGACGAACTCGCCCGGAACGCCGACCTCTTCCTGTGCGAGGCCGCCTTCACCCACGGCAAGGAGGACATCCCGGACGTGCACCTGACCGGCCGTGAGGCGGGGGAGAGCGCCGCTCGCGCGGGGGCCAGGCGTCTGGTGCTCACCCACATCCCGCCGTGGACCGACCCCCGGGTCAACCTGGCCGACGCCCGCGCCGCCTTCGACGGCCCGGTGGAGTTGGCCGCGCCGGGAGCCACCTACGAGGTCTGA
- a CDS encoding M67 family metallopeptidase → MLTITQDLYDRIVAHARADHPDEACGVVAGPAGEDRPERFVPMLNAARSPTFYEFDSQDLLRLYREMDDRDEEPVVVYHSHTATEAYPSRTDVSYANEPGAHYVLVSTADADGAGEFQFRSFRIVDGEVTEEDVRVVAGP, encoded by the coding sequence ATGCTGACCATCACCCAGGACCTTTACGACCGGATCGTCGCCCACGCCCGAGCCGACCACCCGGACGAGGCGTGCGGCGTGGTGGCCGGTCCGGCGGGAGAGGACCGGCCCGAGCGCTTCGTCCCGATGCTCAACGCCGCGCGCTCGCCCACCTTCTACGAGTTCGACTCCCAGGACCTGCTCCGGCTCTACCGGGAGATGGACGACCGGGACGAGGAGCCCGTGGTCGTCTACCACTCGCACACCGCCACCGAGGCGTACCCCTCGCGCACCGACGTCTCCTACGCCAACGAGCCCGGCGCCCACTACGTCCTGGTGTCCACCGCGGACGCCGACGGCGCCGGGGAGTTCCAGTTCCGCTCGTTCCGGATCGTCGACGGAGAGGTGACCGAGGAGGACGTCAGGGTGGTGGCCGGTCCTTGA
- a CDS encoding DUF2017 domain-containing protein, whose product MPGNFEPLPGGGAAVALDDVEISIIRSLAAQLLELIGPGPAADPPDDPLAELFAEGPSEPPSDPVLRRFFPDAYGDPEADAGPAEAEERRAHSAEFRRYTENDLRAGKRDNALVVVRRLDLLAAESAGEGGAVLTLTPDESRQWLGALNDLRLAIGSRLEIAGEDDTDLLYGLPDEDPRKPMVMAYLWLGGLQETLVATLTL is encoded by the coding sequence ATGCCAGGAAACTTCGAACCGCTCCCCGGCGGCGGCGCCGCCGTCGCGCTCGACGACGTCGAGATCTCCATCATCCGGTCGCTGGCCGCGCAGCTCCTGGAGCTGATCGGCCCGGGGCCCGCCGCCGACCCTCCCGACGACCCCCTCGCGGAACTCTTCGCCGAGGGGCCGAGCGAGCCGCCATCGGACCCCGTGCTCCGGCGCTTCTTCCCGGACGCCTACGGGGACCCCGAGGCGGACGCCGGACCGGCCGAGGCCGAGGAACGGCGGGCCCACTCGGCCGAGTTCCGCCGCTACACGGAGAACGACCTGCGCGCGGGCAAGCGGGACAACGCGCTCGTGGTCGTCCGCCGGTTGGACCTGCTCGCCGCCGAGTCCGCCGGCGAGGGGGGAGCGGTCCTGACGCTGACGCCGGACGAGTCCCGGCAGTGGCTGGGGGCTCTCAACGACCTGCGGCTGGCCATCGGCTCCCGGTTGGAGATCGCCGGCGAGGACGACACCGACCTCCTCTACGGGCTTCCCGACGAGGACCCCCGCAAGCCGATGGTGATGGCGTACCTGTGGCTCGGTGGCCTCCAGGAGACCCTGGTGGCCACCCTGACCCTTTGA
- a CDS encoding PTS glucose/sucrose transporter subunit IIB, giving the protein MTTKAEKIVAGLGGIDNIEEVEGCVTRLRTEVRDVSLVDDFALRAAGAHGVVRMGTAVQVVVGTDADPLAAEIEDMR; this is encoded by the coding sequence ATGACGACCAAAGCCGAGAAGATCGTCGCCGGACTGGGCGGCATCGACAACATCGAAGAGGTGGAAGGCTGCGTGACCCGCCTGCGCACCGAGGTTCGGGACGTCTCGCTGGTCGACGACTTCGCGCTGCGGGCCGCCGGGGCACACGGTGTGGTCAGGATGGGCACCGCCGTCCAGGTGGTCGTCGGCACCGACGCCGACCCCCTCGCCGCCGAGATCGAGGACATGCGCTGA
- the rdgB gene encoding RdgB/HAM1 family non-canonical purine NTP pyrophosphatase produces the protein MTRLILATRNAGKITELRAVLGGAGLRHELVGAEAHPEVPDVKETGVTFAENALLKAHALARATGLPAVADDSGLCVDVLGGSPGIFSARWAGRHGDDRANLDLLLAQLSDIADEHRGAHFACAAALALPDGTERVVEGRMRGVLRRTPAGTGGFGYDPILQPEGEDRTCAELTAEEKNAISHRGKAFRALVPVVRELLG, from the coding sequence ATGACCCGCCTGATCCTCGCCACCCGCAACGCCGGAAAGATCACCGAACTGAGGGCAGTCCTCGGCGGTGCCGGCCTCCGTCACGAACTGGTGGGCGCCGAGGCCCACCCCGAGGTGCCCGACGTCAAGGAGACCGGCGTCACCTTCGCCGAGAACGCCCTCCTCAAGGCCCACGCCCTCGCCCGGGCCACCGGCCTGCCGGCCGTCGCCGACGACTCCGGGCTCTGCGTGGACGTCCTCGGCGGATCACCCGGGATCTTCTCCGCCCGTTGGGCCGGTCGGCACGGTGACGACCGGGCCAACCTGGACCTCCTGCTCGCCCAGCTCTCCGATATCGCCGACGAGCACCGCGGCGCCCACTTCGCCTGCGCCGCCGCGCTCGCGCTGCCCGACGGCACGGAGCGTGTCGTGGAAGGGCGGATGCGCGGGGTGCTCCGACGCACCCCGGCCGGCACGGGCGGCTTCGGGTACGACCCGATTCTCCAGCCGGAGGGCGAGGACCGGACGTGCGCCGAGCTGACAGCCGAGGAGAAGAACGCGATCAGCCACCGGGGGAAGGCCTTCCGCGCACTGGTCCCGGTGGTCCGGGAGCTGCTCGGCTGA
- a CDS encoding cysteine synthase, with amino-acid sequence MRYDSPLAAVGDTPLVRLPRLSPSDDVRVWAKLEDRNPTGSVKDRPALHMIEQAEKEGRLAPGCTILEPTSGNTGISLAMAARLKGYRIVCVLPENTSRERRDLLAMWGAEIVASPAAGGSNTAVRVARELSAEHPDWVMLYQYGNPDNAGAHYATTGPEILADLPSVTHFVAGLGTTGTLMGVGRYLREHRPDVAIVAAEPRYDDLVYGLRNLDEGFVPELYDPSVLSGRFSVGSADAVARTRQLLREEGIFAGVSTGASLHAAIGVGNRAVKAGTAADIVFLVADGGWKYLSTGVYTAATDEEAVAALQGQLWA; translated from the coding sequence ATGCGGTACGACTCGCCGTTGGCCGCGGTCGGCGACACCCCACTGGTGCGGCTGCCGCGGCTCTCGCCGTCCGACGACGTCCGTGTCTGGGCCAAGCTGGAGGACCGCAACCCCACCGGTTCCGTCAAGGACCGTCCCGCGCTGCACATGATCGAACAGGCGGAGAAGGAGGGCCGGCTCGCCCCCGGGTGCACCATCCTGGAGCCGACCAGCGGAAACACCGGTATCTCGCTGGCCATGGCCGCGCGACTCAAGGGCTACCGGATCGTCTGCGTGCTGCCCGAGAACACCTCCCGGGAGCGCCGCGACCTCCTCGCCATGTGGGGGGCGGAGATCGTCGCCTCCCCCGCGGCGGGCGGTTCCAACACCGCCGTGCGAGTCGCCCGGGAACTGTCCGCGGAACACCCCGACTGGGTGATGCTCTACCAGTACGGCAACCCTGACAACGCCGGGGCGCACTACGCCACCACCGGTCCCGAGATCCTGGCGGACCTGCCGTCCGTCACCCATTTCGTGGCCGGCCTCGGTACCACCGGAACGTTGATGGGAGTGGGTCGCTACCTGCGCGAACACCGTCCCGACGTGGCGATCGTCGCCGCCGAGCCACGCTACGACGACCTGGTCTACGGGCTGCGCAACCTCGACGAGGGGTTCGTCCCCGAGCTGTACGACCCCTCGGTGCTCAGCGGTCGTTTCTCGGTGGGTTCCGCCGACGCCGTCGCCCGCACCCGACAACTCCTGCGGGAGGAGGGCATCTTCGCCGGGGTCTCCACGGGGGCCTCGCTGCACGCGGCGATCGGAGTCGGGAACCGCGCGGTCAAGGCGGGAACCGCCGCGGACATCGTCTTCCTGGTGGCCGACGGGGGTTGGAAGTACCTCTCCACCGGTGTCTACACGGCGGCGACCGACGAAGAGGCCGTCGCGGCCCTCCAAGGGCAGCTCTGGGCCTGA
- a CDS encoding MoaD/ThiS family protein, giving the protein MAIEVRIPTILRQYTDDRKAVEGTGDTLAELLADLETRHPGIRARIVDGERLRRFVNVYVNDEDVRFLDGIETKLSDGDSVTVLPAVAGGSSAARPRPARAVGRLRAGTA; this is encoded by the coding sequence ATGGCCATCGAGGTCCGTATCCCGACCATCCTCCGCCAGTACACCGACGACCGGAAGGCGGTGGAGGGCACCGGGGACACCCTCGCCGAGCTCCTCGCCGACCTGGAGACCCGGCACCCCGGCATCAGGGCCCGGATCGTGGACGGGGAGCGGCTGCGTCGGTTCGTCAACGTCTACGTGAACGACGAGGACGTCCGCTTCCTCGACGGCATCGAGACCAAGCTCTCCGACGGTGACAGCGTGACCGTCCTGCCGGCCGTCGCGGGCGGTTCCTCGGCCGCCCGGCCGCGTCCCGCGCGCGCGGTGGGCCGTCTGCGGGCCGGGACGGCCTGA